The proteins below are encoded in one region of Dama dama isolate Ldn47 unplaced genomic scaffold, ASM3311817v1 ptg000412l, whole genome shotgun sequence:
- the LOC133053809 gene encoding uncharacterized protein LOC133053809 — RVSVGEPLGMGTRGFSPSWLRQTVLLRPSRVIPPPLPFRLRYTKAVFCRASQRPEPQPTAEPEQPAAPRARVARTLTRQPAHTACSPTTSLTPQPPQGHRLPSASPARPQARAPSTRHRPPAAPGHPSHALPCPGVHQCGPASSSADPPLPPAHPDRTPVPASHGCLARRRHRLHASAEALLEWPAHLSARSPRVPCLPFPPALHADATPKHPWACLPEPGSLPPPLPAMALPRSLILVGAPTSHGPRQLRPALSPTHADAHGPGRGVEETSCGDG, encoded by the exons CGCGTCTCCGTGGGTGAGCCGCTGGGGATGGGCACTAGGGGTTTCTCCCCGTCTTGGCTACGGCAAACGGTGCTGCTACGACC CTCCAGAGTCATCCCTCCACCGCTGCCCTTCCGCCTGCGTTACACTAAGGCGGTTTTCTGC CGTGCTAGCCAGCGCCCGGAGCCCCAGCCCACCGCCGAGCCTGAGCAACCTGCGGCACCGCGCGCCAGGGTGGCACGCACGCTCACCCGCCAGCCCGCCCACACGGCGTGctctcccaccacctccctcacGCCACAGCCCCCTCAGGGTCACCgcctgccctctgcctctcccGCCAGGCCCCAGGCTCGGGCCCCATCTACCCGCCACCGTCCCCCTGCAGCCCCGGGCCATCCCTCACAcgccctcccctgccctggcgTTCACCAGTGCGGGCCTGCCTCCAGCTCCGCAGACCCACCCCTGCCACCCGCCCACCCCGACCGCACACCTGTCCCAGCCTCACACGGGTGCCTGGCACGGCGTCGCCACCGCCTCCATGCTTCTGCAGAGGCCCTGCTCGAGTGGCCGGCCCATCTCTCGGCCAGGTCCCCGCGAGTCCCATGCCTCCCCTTCCCGCCGGCCCTCCACGCAGACGCCACGCCCAAGCACCCCTGGGCCTGCCTCCCCGAACCCGGCTCGCTGCCGCCCCCTCTCCCTGCGATGGCTCTGCCCCGGTCCCTGATCCTCGTGGGAGCACCCACCAGCCATGGCCCCAGGCAGCTTCGTCCCGCACTCTCACCCACGCACGCTGACGCCCACGGCCCCGGCAGGGGCGTCGAGGAAACCTCCTGCGGCGATGGCTAG